A part of Calonectris borealis chromosome 30, bCalBor7.hap1.2, whole genome shotgun sequence genomic DNA contains:
- the LOC142073607 gene encoding LOW QUALITY PROTEIN: keratin, type II cytoskeletal cochleal-like (The sequence of the model RefSeq protein was modified relative to this genomic sequence to represent the inferred CDS: substituted 1 base at 1 genomic stop codon), producing the protein MNFSLILFMEENMFSGHDSPSAFIPLRAGLNILPILHVCSRAGGMRSFSSCSAVIPRSVKRSTVSTTSCRGGGGVGYPRLGCFGSRSLGGNAGCKPKRAASGCHLLRDGYSPSSMGLGYGGAGFGCRIGRALGVCTPLVKVTVNERLLRPLKLEMDSNLQFVKHQEKEQIKTLNNKFAFFIDKVQFLEQENKVLETTWVFLQEQKCYRSNIEPMFETYTGNLKRQLHVLGSNRAKLETELSTVQGTMEDYKKRKYGEETHWQTCAENEFVMLKKDANCAYVNKAELEAKVGSLIQEINCLRSLYEVEITQLQAPISGSSVILQIDNSXGRDMDDIITDVKAQYDDIAKKSWADAEKWYYSKYEELRETTGKHDDSLRNTKNEIVALNRVIQRLTGERENTKAQRCKPEGAIAEAEEHREVVIKEAKCKLSELGKTKQMACEYQELMNVKLALDIEIATYRKLLEGEESSFSSSSRSLFRSRGLVTGGGVCGKSIITGSGDFCAPCTTTGGYSVVSGKSSDVKHVSSTTSYRSKY; encoded by the exons ATGAACTTCTCTCTGATCCTCTTCATGGAGGAGAACATGTTCTCAGGCCATG ATTCTCCTTCTGCCTTCATTCCCCTTCGAGCTGGTCTCAACATCTTGCCAATCCTACATGTCTGCTCCAGAGCTGGGGGCATGAGGAGTTTCAGCTCTTGCTCTGCTGTGATCCCGAGAAGTGTGAAGAGATCTACCGTCAGCACCACCTCGTGCCGGGGAGGTGGTGGTGTGGGGTACCCCAGGCTGGGATGCTTCGGCAGCAGAAGCCTCGGAGGCAATGCAGGCTGCAAGCCCAAACGAGCAGCCAGTGGCTGTCACCTGCTGCGAGATGGCTACAGCCCCTCCAGCATGGGGTTGGGCTATGGAGGTGCTGGCTTTGGCTGCAGGATCGGCAGAGCCCTGGGGGTCTGCACACCCCTTGTCAAGGTCACAGTCAATGAGCGTCTGCTCCGGCCGCTCAAGCTGGAGATGGACTCAAACCTTCAGTTTGTGAAGCACCAGGAAAAGGAGCAGATCAAGACCCTCAAtaacaaatttgcatttttcattgaCA AAGTCCAGTTCCTGGAGCAAGAGAACAAGGTGCTGGAGACCACATGGGTATTTCTACAGGAACAAAAGTGTTACAGGAGCAATATCGAGCCAATGTTTGAAACTTATACGGGCAACTTGAAGAGGCAGCTGCACGTTCTGGGAAGCAACAGAGCCAAGCTGGAAACAGAACTGAGCACCGTGCAGGGTACCATGGAAGATTAcaagaaaaggaa gtATGGAGAGGAAACTCACTGGCAAACGTGCGCAGAGAATGAGTTTGTTATGCTCAAAAAG GACGCAAATTGCGCCTACGTGAACAAAGCTGAGCTGGAAGCCAAGGTGGGGTCCCTCATCCAAGAGATCAACTGCCTGAGGAGCCTGTATGAAGTG GAAATCACTCAGCTCCAAGCACCCATTTCGGGCAGCTCTGTTATTCTGCAAATAGACAACAGCTGAGGCCGGGACATGGATGACATCATCACTGATGTCAAAGCTCAGTATGACGACATTGCCAAAAAAAGCTGGGCTGATGCAGAAAAATGGTACTACAGCAAG tATGAGGAACTGAGAGAAACCACTGGCAAACACGATGACAGCTTGCGTAATACAAAGAATGAAATTGTGGCGCTGAATCGGGTGATTCAGAGACTAACCGGAGAACGTGAAAACACCAAAGCCCAG AGATGCAAACCAGAAGGAGCCATTGCTGAAGCCGAGGAGCACAGGGAAGTGGTTATCAAAGAAGCAAAGTGCAAACTCTCCGAGCTGGGTAAGACAAAGCAGATGGCTTGTGAGTACCAGGAGCTGATGAACGTCAAGCTGGCCCTGGACATCGAGATCGCAACCTACAGGAAGCtgctggagggagaggaaagcag cttctcctccagcagcagatCCCTCTTCAGAAGCAGAGGTCTAGTGACCGGAGGAGGTGTCTGCGGCAAAAGCATCATCACCGGCTCTGGAGACTTCTGTGCTCCTTGTACCACCACGGGAGGATACAGTGTTGTGAGCGGGAAGAGCTCCGATGTCAAACACGTGTCCTCTACAACCTCCTACAggtcaaaatactaa
- the LOC142073608 gene encoding keratin, type II cytoskeletal cochleal-like — MSCCSYSTSSGRAIRNFSSSSAALPRNRCSFSIALCHWGGGMGCCGLGYFSSRSLGGVAFPRPRIAVGRCPPPRRGCGFGAAGTGFGYRGAGFGYRVCGVSRPCTIPPITINKQLLQPLRLELDPNMQTVKYQEKEQIKTLNNKFASFIDKVRFLEQQNKVLETKWSFLQGQKHCKNTIMPMLEAYVGNLKKQLEALGCNRAQLQTDLKAAQQVLETNKKMYKDECSQRTCTKSEFIALKKDADWFFLNKAELEAKVESLKEEVEFLRMLYEEEIHQLRAQISDTSVVVQMDNSRDLNLDGIIADVKAQYEDIARRSRAEAQAWYESKFEELRVTAGRNADSLRETKNKIAELTRMVQRLNGEVRSAKGQRCKLEAAVANAEQCGETAVKDAKHKLSKLETALQQTKADLAQQLHKYQELMNIKVALDIEIVTYKKLLEGEESRLCAEHSFPVNIPVCHSQGGLTHGPEPGFASAHASANRSACCTSSVGVCSTAVGCSDGVSSRSTRSSHMKVVSMTKSARSNM, encoded by the exons ATGTCCTGCTGCTCCTACAGCACCAGCTCTGGACGTGCCATCAGGAATTTCAgctcttcctctgcagctcttCCCAGGAATCGATGTAGTTTCAGCATTGCCTTGTGTCACTGGGGTGGTGGCATGGGCTGCTGTGGCTTGGGTTACTTCAGCAGCAGAAGTCTCGGTGGTGTGGCATTCCCCAGGCCCAGAATAGCTGTTGGAAGATGTCCTCCTCCGAGACGTGGATGTGGCTTTGGTGCAGCTGGCACAGGGTTCGGCTACAGAGGTGCTGGCTTTGGCTACAGGGTTTGTGGAGTCTCCAGGCCATGCACCATCCCACCCATCACCATCAACAAGCAACTGCTCCAACCGCTCAGACTGGAACTTGATCCCAACATGCAAACAGTGAAGTACCAAGAGAAGGAGCAGATCAAGACCCTCAACAACAAATTTGCTTCTTTCATTGACAAG GTTCGATTCCTGGAACAGCAGAACAAGGTGCTGGAGACCAAGTGGAGCTTTCTGCAGGGTCAAAAACACTGCAAGAATACCATCATGCCCATGTTAGAGGCTTATGTTGGTAACTTGAAGAAGCAGCTGGAAGCACTGGGGTGCAACAGAGCCCAGTTACAAACAGACctgaaagcagcacagcaggttTTGGAAACCAACaagaaaat GTACAAGGACGAATGCAGCCAGCGGACGTGCACCAAGAGTGAGTTTATTGCCCTGAAGAAG GACGCGGACTGGTTTTTCTTaaacaaagcagagctggaggccaAGGTGGAAAGCCTGAAAGAAGAGGTTGAATTCCTGAGAATGCTCTACGAAGAG GAAATCCACCAGCTGCGGGCCCAGATCTCAGATACTTCGGTGGTCGTGCAGATGGACAATAGCCGAGATCTCAACTTGGACGGCATCATTGCGGACGTCAAGGCCCAATACGAGGACATCGCCCGCAGGAGCCGGGCAGAAGCGCAGGCCTGGTATGAAAGCAAG tTTGAGGAGCTGCGAGTCACTGCAGGCAGAAACGCTGACAGCCTGCGAGAGACAAAAAACAAGATAGCTGAGCTGACACGGATGGTCCAGAGACTGAACGGAGAAGTCAGGAGCGCCAAGGGCCAG CGCTGCAAGCTGGAAGCCGCCGTGGCCAACGCTGAGCAGTGTGGCGAAACGGCCGTCAAGGATGCGAAGCACAAACTCTCCAAGCTGGAGACAGCCCTGCAGCAGACCAAGGCAGATCTCGCCCAGCAGCTCCACAAGTACCAGGAGCTCATGAACATCAAGGTGGCCCTGGACATCGAGATCGTCACCTATAAGAAgctgctggaaggagaggagagcag GCTCTGTGCAGAACACAGCTTCCCTGTCAACATCC CTGTCTGCCATTCACAGGGAGGCCTCACCCATGGCCCAGAGCCTGGCTTTGCAAGTGCCCATGCGTCAGCCAACAGAAGCGCATGTTGTACCAGCAGCGTGGGGGTCTGCAGCACAGCGGTGGGCTGCAGCGATGGTGTTAGCAGCAGGAGCACGAGGAGCTCCCATATGAAGGTGGTGTCCATGACCAAGTCAGCCCGGAGCAACATGTAA